From a single Nakaseomyces glabratus chromosome F, complete sequence genomic region:
- the ATC1 gene encoding Atc1p (CAGL0F05709g~Ortholog(s) have role in bipolar cellular bud site selection, cellular cation homeostasis and cytoplasm, nucleus localization) translates to MKAQSSQEQEDGLTMLHRILKDDNVDMDSALSDMEGPSVNQNLDKLEIDYRNQFEIAYRENSFENLEELSDETIGKHVTLDTLLKMDNDVIFKDENIFDDEDRSSRKRQRDSVSDTDTLFNEQTDSKKRKDSDMDSCKNAIDSIMTEQILSPISLSPTPSSDGSIQNDKTESLEIAKDLPKEPRKPVDKPARAKLKNKYEMSNIIIHKEDIPAANLRNRRSMVDNNVIKKISPHSSADHNKTVKKEPVVITNEYTVSQVAQMKRRIIDSHKLLLNFNVIKDNYARACVQLKRSVTALKDSEIHRAHLILENEELKKQLQALQQHSTGKEEANSTNIPKQNILKNEADS, encoded by the coding sequence ATGAAGGCGCAATCatctcaagaacaagaagatgGATTGACTATGCTTCATAGAATTCTTAAGGATGACAATGTTGATATGGATAGTGCGCTATCCGATATGGAAGGTCCCTCAGTTAATCAAAATTTGGACAAACTCGAGATTGATTACCGGAATCAGTTTGAAATAGCTTACAGAGAAAATAGCTTTGAAAATTTAGAAGAACTCTCTGATGAGACTATTGGTAAACATGTTACATTAGATACCCTACTGAAAATGGATAATGACGTTATAttcaaagatgaaaatatttttgatgatgaagatcGTTCCAGCAGAAAACGTCAAAGGGATAGTGTCTCTGATACTGACACTTTGTTTAATGAACAGACTGATTCtaagaaaaggaaagacTCCGATATGGATAGTTGTAAGAATGCTATAGATAGTATAATGACGGAGCAAATTTTATCTCCCATATCTTTATCTCCTACTCCTTCATCTGATGGAAGTATCCAAAATGATAAGACTGAGTCACTTGAAATAGCTAAAGACTTACCAAAGGAACCTCGAAAACCAGTTGATAAACCAGCAAGAGCTAAgctcaaaaacaaatatgaaatgtctaatattattatccaTAAGGAAGATATACCAGCAGCTAATTTGAGAAATAGAAGGAGTATGGTAGATAATAAtgttataaaaaaaatttctccTCATTCCTCTGCAGATCATAATAAGACAGTGAAAAAAGAACCTGTTGTTATCACTAATGAGTACACAGTCTCACAAGTTGCGCAAATGAAGAGAAGGATTATAGACTCTCATAAGctacttttgaattttaaTGTCATTAAGGATAATTATGCTAGGGCATGTGTTCAATTGAAAAGATCTGTTACTGCATTGAAGGATAGTGAAATTCACAGGGCTCATTTAATTCTcgaaaatgaagaattaaaaaaacaGCTGCAAGCATTGCAACAGCATTCAACTGGAAAGGAAGAAGCCAACAGTACAAATAttccaaaacaaaacatattaaaaaatgaagCAGACTCTTAA
- the SND1 gene encoding Snd1p (CAGL0F05687g~Ortholog(s) have cytoplasm, ribosome localization) produces the protein MNRNKRVNVKPLSSLFLISYSDVRCDVEHLQKYKIHLYIDIPTIDYYTDELTETKLSKLNKKLKLSKLKHDIWRAFYNGDEQFWDRLKESNHQVKVTVDISSSGSLRYVQTIKFLLETIYNSLRELEYVQLQFHLDSTLTSLKWFKTFLDPELMNAGIIKFNTIKHTPQQSDNTKTPFKEYYMRLNNKFMDSERYFDKKVMETIVIVTNQTGVKALLTLLSDRPLNSYISEESMKALQHMSASATRNRSYSATVPNHSYETDFISHTPLKRVSSSILNFQNESLPLSHEKEARVKSPISFATSPTLTNSRSFTPIDFPGAESYNSRAMSPDDLAMADALSDEFDEDEDNYDDEEFEEDDDNDDDDNDPDEGLSFFAPNILSRSGSGFNLSSRAQNNINNKLKLPGTSKGRFRSLSLMDPALNRPFMQKGLQMTPANTGLTVKDNRNELRCASPLASTVTKFETNSNNNNEDTHDDDNNDLHTKFTNIYIHDGDFDEVVLDDSTQQRILHNKKKLMEIHGEDTGTRISNTPNSLIPPEFYSRLSSPSTSASSSNTSLTQLNTLVTPQFTKWLNNANLLHSQGNDKQSQIKGGANLFEQKLVKKSMEDLRNEPAKNFINGLINGDIDSTEKNAYALNFRNTANYSQHHYEALDDEDRMMSGVTEDHDNTRQSSDLTFESSTTSESEDETATTASVATIKPEMPSAQLFGLSNSHNSRLSQTSKTSLDQIRPSFSFQLYDDLENIDNQVNEQIQQNPDSEPPKAYKKAVSIDLYGDEDPDNNDTWLLGWNNK, from the coding sequence ATGAATAGGAATAAACGGGTGAATGTGAAGCCCTTGAGCTCACTGTTTCTGATCTCGTATTCAGATGTGCGATGCGATGTCGAGCATCTTCAGAAGTATAAGATCCACCTTTACATTGATATACCCACAATAGATTACTACACAGATGAGTTAACTGAGACCAAGCTCTCTAAACTAAATAAGAAGCTAAAGTTGAGTAAACTTAAGCATGATATATGGAGGGCTTTCTATAATGGCGATGAACAGTTTTGGGATAGACTCAAAGAGAGTAATCATCAAGTTAAGGTCACAGTGGATATATCATCATCGGGATCGCTGCGGTACGTGCAAACTATCAAGTTTCTGTTAGAAACTATATATAACTCGCTCCGAGAATTAGAATATGTGCAGTTACAGTTTCATTTAGACTCGACACTGACCTCGTTGAAATGGTTCAAGACGTTCTTGGATCCTGAATTAATGAATGCAGGTATAATCAAGTTTAACACAATCAAACACACACCACAGCAATCGGACAACACTAAGACCCCtttcaaagaatattaCATGAGACtaaataataaattcatGGATAGCGAGAGGTATTTTGATAAGAAAGTAATGGAAACTATCGTTATTGTAACAAATCAGACTGGTGTTAAGGCGTTGTTGACTCTTCTATCGGACAGACCACTAAACTCCTATATATCGGAGGAATCGATGAAGGCACTGCAACACATGAGTGCGTCAGCGACAAGAAATAGATCATATTCAGCAACAGTTCCTAATCATTCATATGAAACCGATTTTATCTCCCATACACCTTTAAAAAGAGtctcttcttctatatTAAATTTCCAAAACGAATCATTGCCATTGAGTCATGAAAAGGAAGCTCGGGTCAAATCACCGATAAGCTTTGCAACATCACCAACTCTTACAAATTCAAGATCATTTACACCTATAGATTTTCCAGGAGCTGAATCTTATAACAGCAGGGCAATGTCACCAGATGATCTAGCAATGGCGGACGCTTTGAGcgatgaatttgatgaagatgaggataattatgatgatgaagagttcgaagaagatgatgataatgacgatgatgataatgatcCAGATGAAGGCTTAAGTTTCTTTGCTCCAAATATACTATCACGTTCAGGGTCTGGATTTAATCTTTCATCGAGGGCTCAGAACAATATTaacaacaaattgaaattgcCCGGGACAAGCAAAGGTCGGTTTAGATCTTTGAGTTTAATGGATCCAGCCTTAAATAGACCATTTATGCAGAAAGGTCTACAAATGACTCCAGCTAATACAGGTCTAACTGTAAAAGATAATAGAAATGAACTAAGATGTGCTTCACCACTAGCTTCTACAGTGACAAAGTTTGAAACAAATTCGAATAATAATAACGAGGATACACacgatgatgataataacGATTTGCATACAAAATTtactaatatatatattcatgATGGCGATTTTGATGAAGTAGTTCTAGATGATTCTACTCAACAAAGGATTTTACACaataagaagaaactaaTGGAAATACATGGCGAGGATACAGGAAcaagaatatcaaatacCCCAAATAGTTTAATACCTCCTGAATTTTATTCCAGACTGTCTTCTCCTTCTACAAGTGCAAGTAGTTCCAATACTTCACTGACGCAGCTAAATACATTAGTTACACCACAATTTACAAAATGGTTGAATAATGCTAATTTATTACATAGTCAAGGAAATGACAAACAGTCCCAAATAAAAGGAGGAGCAAACTTATTTGAGCAGAAGCTGGTTAAGAAATCAATGGAAGATCTCAGGAATGAACCAGCGAAGAATTTCATTAATGGTTTGATAAATGGAGATATTGATTCGacagaaaaaaatgcatATGCATTAAATTTCCGCAATACTGCTAACTATTCTCAACATCATTATGAAGCTCTGGACGACGAGGATCGAATGATGTCGGGTGTCACAGAAGACCATGATAACACAAGACAAAGTTCAGACCTAACTTTTGAGTCATCAACTACATCAGAATCAGAAGATGAAACAGCAACAACGGCGTCTGTCGCAACAATCAAGCCAGAAATGCCATCAGCACAATTATTCGGACTTTCAAATAGTCATAATTCTAGACTATCACAAACATCGAAGACAAGCTTGGATCAAATAAGACCTAGTTTTAGTTTTCAACTTTATGATGATCTAGAAAATATTGACAATCAAGTCAACGAACAAATACAACAAAACCCAGATAGCGAGCCTCCAAAAGCATACAAAAAAGCTGTATCCATCGATCTTTATGGCGATGAAGACCCAGACAATAACGATACATGGTTATTAGGATGGAACaataaatga
- the SAS4 gene encoding Sas4p (CAGL0F05775g~Ortholog(s) have histone acetyltransferase activity, role in chromatin silencing at telomere and SAS acetyltransferase complex, nuclear chromatin localization) has protein sequence MKIKAEAGSQDSVRLKRQSSDAGVERFDFDAEEYEIDPRKKLKLVTRGVSSGNSDAVGTQSPDGINAFEKRATISKMILDIKRNDIFGTAPILNAESALDDRKYINYHRRMLRQESRMIQLDITHGENEADRLLGVYDKLNMFNWQPTLLKVTKINDPNDEEEMLAKREKTKEYIQTLLNNFDNMKKRTLSLNKKNAKYVKKIGSEKTMLPNSISRSDSSVFHGPDRTKIYNYVDRKYYSGYVSSSDEEEECMTVEDIKAHRKASRERQCGSALTVCLSNNFNAGYAIVAEPLKKPYIIKCTTQERKHWKNIRGDGDIKKFKVYHPPTTLVANLTQRISCENTLKPKSVNELRNPNEDNEVIDNDQKQYKNADILLPSEDSVLSDVPSSLPRSPSIAPINLLPVKKLLKSTVEETSTLPNYDGNYGELILNSQYQSNDVPHMGYSSEGAGTTTNYLDRTIIQNTGNVEAMPNTRQLPPLGNFHLENNMNATEKNSVVLLSQADKYYPSL, from the coding sequence ATGAAGATAAAGGCAGAGGCTGGATCACAGGATTCAGTGCGATTGAAACGACAGAGCTCCGACGCAGGTGTTGAAAGGTTTGACTTTGATGCCGAAGAGTACGAGATAGATCCCCGGAAGAAACTCAAACTGGTAACTAGGGGTGTATCGAGTGGTAATTCCGATGCCGTTGGTACTCAGTCTCCTGATGGTATTAATGCGTTTGAGAAAAGGGCTACTATCTCCAAGATGATACTGGATATAAAACGTAATGATATATTTGGCACCGCTCCTATATTGAACGCAGAGTCCGCACTGGACGATCGCAAATACATAAATTACCATAGGAGGATGCTTCGGCAGGAATCACGTATGATTCAATTGGATATAACACATGGGGAGAACGAAGCAGACAGATTGCTTGGTGTTTACGATAAACTGAACATGTTCAATTGGCAGCCGACGTTGCTAAAAGTGACAAAGATAAATGACCCCaatgatgaggaagaaatGTTGGCCAAGAGAGAAAAGACTaaagaatatatacaaaCGCTGCTGAATAATTTTGACAACATGAAAAAGAGGACGTTATCCCTTAATAAAAAGAATGCTAAGTACGTGAAGAAAATTGGGAGTGAGAAAACAATGCTTCCAAACTCTATATCGAGATCAGATTCCTCGGTGTTCCATGGTCCGGACAGAACCAAAATTTACAATTATGTGGATAGGAAATATTACTCAGGCTATGTTAGCTCgtctgatgaagaagaagaatgtaTGACAGTTGAAGATATCAAAGCTCATCGGAAGGCTTCACGTGAAAGACAATGTGGAAGTGCGTTAACGGTTTGTTTGAgtaataatttcaatgcTGGTTATGCAATAGTTGCAGAACCGTTAAAGAAGCCATATATTATTAAGTGTACCACACAGGAAAGAAAACATTGGAAAAACATTAGAGGTGATGGCGAcatcaaaaaattcaaagtTTATCATCCTCCTACTACATTAGTTGCAAATCTGACGCAAAGAATCAGTTGTGAAAACACACTGAAACCGAAATCGGTGAACGAACTACGAAACCCAAACGAAGATAATGAAGTTATTGATAATgatcaaaaacaatataaGAATGCCGATATTTTGTTGCCTAGTGAGGATTCAGTACTTTCTGACGTACCCTCTTCATTACCGCGTAGTCCTTCAATAGCTCCCATCAACCTACTACCAGTGAAAAAGCTACTAAAATCTACTGTGGAGGAAACATCAACTTTACCTAACTATGACGGTAATTATGGTgaattgattttgaataGTCAATATCAATCCAATGATGTACCACATATGGGATATTCCTCAGAAGGAGCGGgcacaacaacaaattatCTGGATCGTAcaataattcaaaatacTGGAAACGTAGAAGCCATGCCCAACACTAGACAATTGCCACCACTAGGAAACTTCCACTTAGAGAATAATATGAACGCAACCGAAAAAAACAGTGTTGTTCTTTTGTCTCAAGCTGATAAATACTATCCATCTCTATAA
- the PLP1 gene encoding Plp1p (CAGL0F05731g~Ortholog(s) have G-protein beta/gamma-subunit complex binding activity, role in positive regulation of transcription from RNA polymerase II promoter by pheromones, protein folding and cytosol, nucleus localization) → MSTSDESINELLEELEQEDERNDDFIDRYRAQRMQEMHDYFGSIQRKKEEGFGKVNYMDNESQVMKITTSTARVVIHFELETFKKCQYMDEKLEEIARNYLSTKFISISVENAPFLVEKLGIKVLPFVICYLNGNECERIIGFNKMGNDPNGFRTSKLEGVLMRAGILERRPQDADRISNLRIANKNTDLVSKLREKNDSDTSDLDI, encoded by the coding sequence ATGTCAACGAGTGATGAAAGCATAAATGAATTGCTTGAAGAATTAGAACAAGAGGATGAAAGGAATGACGATTTCATAGATAGGTATAGAGCTCAGCGAATGCAGGAGATGCATGATTACTTTGGCTCAATTCAGCGGAAGAAGGAGGAAGGATTTGGAAAGGTTAACTACATGGATAATGAATCACAGGTAATGAAAATTACAACTAGCACCGCCAGAGTGGTAATACACTTCGAACTTGAGACATTCAAAAAATGCCAATATATGGACGAGAAACTGGAAGAGATAGCAAGGAATTATTTAAGTACTAAGTTTATCAGTATCAGTGTTGAAAATGCTCCCTTTTTAGTGGAAAAGTTAGGAATCAAAGTATTACCATTTGTGATCTGCTACTTGAACGGTAATGAATGTGAGAGAATTATTGGGTTTAATAAAATGGGTAATGATCCAAATGGTTTCAGAACATCTAAATTGGAAGGTGTTTTGATGAGAGCAGGTATTCTCGAAAGGCGGCCTCAAGATGCCGATAGAATAAGTAACCTAAGAATAGCCAACAAGAATACCGATCTTGTATCAAAATTGAGAGAAAAGAACGATTCTGATACCTCTGACTTGGATATCTGA
- the CDC1 gene encoding putative lipid phosphatase CDC1 (CAGL0F05753g~Ortholog(s) have role in DNA repair, GPI anchor biosynthetic process, hyphal growth and endoplasmic reticulum localization), with product MFKRKKADTMMDRSDDEVELGSVTTGNASRMLKPQCRQWKSVRSWRLVLGLWVAWVALIHYYEHTVVVRAMKKCQWNKWEQWENPVGAHHVALFADPQIMDNHSYPGRPAIVNYFTRVILDHYLARNWKYVQGYLEPQTSVFLGDLFDGGRYWDDKYWFNEYQRFNRIFPRKPGTTTITNVAGNHDIGFGDTVVKNSLLRFSAFFGETSDYFHIGNHTFVVLDTISLSDSADPHISEKPRDFLEKFGEVDPSYPRIMLSHVPLWRDVTKQTCGSRRESSNLFPVMKGDQYQTVITEEISNDVLDTIKPILLFSGDDHDYCHIKHEYTPKDGSGTKLANEYTVKSCAMNMGISKPAIQLLSLYNPQSEMGIGLTGQTYSTEMCYMPDPYKPLTMYIIAAIFCLIILIKTSFFPKRYIRSKYQNFAGKIKKVDETLPMPVSISDAQLEDKKLKASLQSSEEQSKFAVFFQKVGSLAALVLATFFYYYCVI from the coding sequence ATGTTTAAACGGAAGAAAGCTGACACTATGATGGATAGAAGTGACGACGAAGTAGAGCTGGGCTCTGTCACAACAGGGAATGCGAGCAGGATGCTGAAACCGCAGTGCCGACAATGGAAAAGTGTTAGATCATGGAGACTGGTGCTTGGACTATGGGTTGCGTGGGTGGCACTTATACATTACTATGAGCATACGGTTGTTGTGCGGGCGATGAAGAAATGCCAATGGAACAAATGGGAGCAATGGGAGAATCCTGTGGGAGCACACCATGTTGCTCTATTTGCTGACCCACAGATCATGGATAATCACTCATACCCTGGAAGGCCCGCAATAGTCAATTATTTTACAAGAGTCATCCTAGACCACTATTTGGCCAGAAATTGGAAATATGTGCAAGGATACCTGGAACCACAAACATCAGTGTTCTTGGGTGATCTATTCGACGGTGGAAGATATTGGGATGATAAGTACTGGTTTAACGAATACCAGAGATTTAACCGTATTTTTCCAAGAAAACCTGGTACCACAACGATAACCAATGTTGCTGGTAATCACGATATTGGATTTGGCGATACAGTGGTAAAAAATAGTTTACTTAGATTTTCAGCGTTTTTTGGAGAGACATCCGATTACTTTCACATTGGTAACCACACTTTTGTGGTGTTAGATACCATATCTTTGTCTGACTCTGCAGATCCACATATATCTGAAAAACCAAGAGACTTTCTTGAGAAATTTGGAGAAGTTGATCCATCATACCCACGCATCATGCTGTCTCATGTTCCTTTATGGAGAGACGTTACTAAACAAACCTGTGGAAGTCGCAGAgaatcttcaaatttattcCCAGTTATGAAAGGCGACCAATATCAGACTGTGATAACCGAGGAAATCTCAAATGATGTGCTTGACACCATAAAACCAATTTTGCTCTTCTCTGGTGATGACCATGATTATTGCCATATTAAGCACGAATATACCCCCAAAGATGGATCAGGCACTAAACTTGCTAATGAATACACAGTTAAGTCGTGTGCTATGAATATGGGCATTAGTAAGCCTGCCATTCAGCTATTATCGCTATACAATCCACAAAGCGAGATGGGGATAGGACTTACAGGCCAAACATACTCAACAGAGATGTGCTATATGCCTGACCCTTATAAACCATTAACCATGTACATAATCGCAGCGATTTTTTGTCTGATAATTCTAATTAAGACTAGCTTCTTTCCCAAACGTTACATTAGATCCAAGTATCAAAACTTCGCaggaaaaataaagaaggTAGATGAAACATTACCAATGCCTGTAAGTATCAGTGATGCGCAGTTAGAGgataaaaaattgaaagcCTCACTACAGAGCAGCGAAGAACAGTCAAAGTTTGCAGTATTTTTCCAGAAAGTGGGCTCTTTGGCCGCTCTGGTTCTTGCAACATTTTTCTACTACTATTGTGTGATATAG
- the SLY1 gene encoding syntaxin-binding protein (CAGL0F05665g~Ortholog(s) have syntaxin binding activity and role in ER to Golgi vesicle-mediated transport, positive regulation of SNARE complex assembly, retrograde vesicle-mediated transport, Golgi to ER, vesicle fusion with Golgi apparatus) has translation MASEMDSLRDMQVDSLLKMLYLNEEHYPKANSVTEDPNATTAAIANDDAIQDIIWKVLVLDKRTTAIVSSVLRVNDLLKTGVTVHALIDSSKRSSLPDVPVVYFIEPTKTNIDLIVDDLKHDKYSEFYINFVDSLSRDLLEHLAQEVVQLGKQDKVKQVYDQYLDFVVTEPELFSLELPTAYSILNNPQSDEETITSLCSTIADGLFNTIITLNSIPIIRAQKNGPAEIVAEKLSSKLRDYVINLKSNSSENSNSILNDSLDRFVLIILDRNIDYSCMFSHSWIYQCMVFDIFKLRRNTITIPGENETSPEKQYDIEPHDFFWLQNAHLPFPEAAENVESALNEYKNEANEIVKKTGVTSLNDLNIKQFDQNENEDDLGTLQIQQAVKKLPELTAKKGIIDMHMNIFASLLKELEAKNLDTFFEIEQQDPDNVKTRTKFIELLEKDGKTDNLEDKLRSFIVLYLSAKNTPPQDFVKQVENYFKGQEYDITPLKYVYKLREMMKMSSSMSLQTKSLDDGKQDSNKMTTSTLSGLYGLTEGTLQGGVGTLISGFKKLLPEKKTIPVTNIVDAIMDPLNSSQKNLEATDTYLYLDPKITRGSHTRKPKRQTYNKSVVFIVGGGNYLEYQNLQEWAHSQIHNPKKVMYGSTDILSPHQFLEQVASLST, from the coding sequence ATGGCGTCGGAGATGGATAGTTTACGTGACATGCAGGTGGATTCACTGCTGAAGATGCTCTATTTGAATGAGGAGCACTATCCAAAGGCCAATTCTGTCACAGAGGATCCCAATGCTACAACGGCTGCGATTGCGAACGATGACGCGATCCAGGATATTATTTGGAAAGTTCTTGTTCTGGATAAGAGGACCACGGCAATCGTTTCTAGTGTTCTTAGAGTCAATGATCTTCTGAAAACTGGTGTCACAGTGCATGCATTGATCGACTCTTCCAAGAGAAGCTCGTTACCTGATGTACCCGTGGTATACTTCATTGAGCCTACCAAGACCAACATTGATCTGATAGTGGATGACTTGAAACACGATAAATATAGCGAATTCTATATCAATTTTGTTGACTCTTTAAGCAGAGATTTGCTAGAACATCTAGCGCAGGAAGTTGTCCAATTGGGTAAACAGGACAAAGTGAAACAGGTTTACGATCAGTACTTAGACTTTGTTGTAACTGAGCCTGAACTTTTCTCCTTAGAATTGCCTACAGCATATTCTATCCTAAATAACCCGCAATCTGACGAAGAGACCATCACTTCATTGTGTTCTACCATAGCTGACGGTCTGTTTAACACCATAATAACCTTAAACTCCATTCCAATTATTAGAGCTCAAAAAAACGGTCCAGCAGAGATAGTAGCTGAGAAGTTGAGTAGTAAACTAAGAGACTACGTGATAAACTTGAAATCTAACTCATCAGAAAACTCAAACTCCATTCTGAATGACTCCCTCGATAGATTTGTGTTGATTATTCTAGACAGAAACATTGACTACAGTTGTATGTTTTCTCATTCATGGATTTATCAATGCATggtttttgatatattcaaattgcGTAGAAACACTATCACAATTCCTGGTGAAAATGAAACCTCTCCTGAGAAACAATACGATATAGAGCCTCACGATTTCTTTTGGCTACAAAATGCTCACCTTCCATTCCCTGAGGCGGCAGAAAATGTGGAATCGGCTTTAAATGAATACAAAAATGAAGCAAACGAAATAGTTAAGAAAACTGGTGTGACTAGTCTGAACGATTTAAACATCAAGCAATTTGATCAAAACGAGAATGAAGATGATCTTGGTACTTTGCAAATTCAACAAGCTGTCAAAAAATTACCAGAGCTAACTGCCAAAAAAGGTATTATAGATATGCACatgaatatttttgcatCTTTGTTGAAAGAACTGGAAGCCAAAAACTTGGATAccttttttgaaattgaacaaCAAGATCCAGACAATGTTAAAACACGCACTAAATTTATTGAACTATTAGAAAAGGATGGTAAAACTGATAATTTAGAAGATAAACTAAGATCCTTCATTGTGCTATATCTAAGTGCTAAAAATACTCCGCCTCAAGATTTTGTCAAGCAGGTGGAAAACTATTTTAAAGGTCAAGAATACGATATTACTCCACTAAAGTATGTGTATAAGTTAAgggagatgatgaaaatgtcATCTTCAATGTCTTTGCAAACAAAAAGCCTTGATGATGGTAAGCAAGATTCTAACAAAATGACCACAAGCACGTTATCCGGCTTGTATGGCTTGACAGAAGGTACACTTCAAGGTGGTGTTGGAACTTTGATCTCTggtttcaagaaattgctACCAGAAAAGAAGACTATACCTGTAACTAATATTGTTGATGCTATTATGGATCCATTGAATAGTTCTCAGAAGAATCTTGAAGCTACTGATACCTATCTTTACTTGGATCCTAAAATTACGAGAGGTTCACACACTAGAAAACCAAAAAGGCAAACGTATAACAAATCAGTTGTATTTATTGTTGGGGGTGGTAACTATttagaatatcaaaatttgcAAGAATGGGCTCATTCCCAGATACATAATCCAAAGAAAGTCATGTATGGTAGCACAGATATATTATCACCACATCAATTTTTGGAACAGGTGGCATCATTAAGTACATAA